A stretch of the Nicotiana tabacum cultivar K326 chromosome 6, ASM71507v2, whole genome shotgun sequence genome encodes the following:
- the LOC107815069 gene encoding cyclin-A2-3 isoform X1 has protein sequence MPPLTMKRENSVISAENEPMVRITRSRAAAPEKSTLARCAELPKPRGQKHSLQINSNTAVLRERKKNAPLVEKKFRTVLKDVTNLCCKSLNGDGLNAAKVSKKIMRVGNSSLNLSKVTTSVNAEVHQFPTKLPPRSSINQSCSDRKFHEQQQGNPTEIKRFSRQFEKALHDAAPLTSTKLDLIDIDSDQKDPQQCSQYALEIYNNFRVVELMKRPQSNFMETLQRDITQSMRGILVDWLVEVSEEYKLVPDALYLAIHFIDLFLSQNYVERPKLQLLGITCMLIASKYEEIRPLHVEECCFITDNTYTKSEVLAMESLVLKFLGFQLSVPTAKTFLRRFLRAAHASYKNPSLELECLANYLAELTLVAYDFLKFLPSAIAASSVFLARWTLDQSIHPWNPTLEHYTYYKARDLKTTVVALQGLQLNTENCPLNAIRAKYRQDKFKSVACLSSPKLLETLFQT, from the exons ATGCCTCCACTTACTATGAAGAGAGAAAATTCAGTAATCTCTGCTGAAAACGAGCCCATGGTTCGAATTACAAGATCTCGAGCTGCTGCCCCTGAAAAATCCACGCTTGCACGCTGCGCAGAACTGCCAAAGCCACGGGGTCAGAAACATTCTCTGCAGATAAATTCTAACACAGCAGTCCTCAGGGAGAGGAAGAAGAATGCTCCACTTGTGGAGAAGAAATTCCGGACAGTGCTTAAGGATGTCACAAATCTATGTTGCAAGAGTTTAAATGGAGACGGCCTCAATGCTGCCAAAGTCTCA AAGAAGATCATGCGAGTTGGAAACAGTTCTCTGAATTTGTCTAAAGTGACCACTTCAGTCAATGCTGAGGTCCATCAATTTCCAACCAAGTTACCACCAA GGAGTAGCATTAATCAAAGTTGCTCCGACCGAAAGTTCCATGAACAACAGCAAGGAAATCCAACAGAAATCAAAAGGTTTTCAAGACAAT TTGAGAAAGCTCTTCATGATGCAGCACCATTGACGTCAACAAAGTTGGACTTAATAGACATTGATTCTGATCAAAAGGATCCACAACAATGCAGCCAATATGCTCTTGAGATATATAACAATTTCCGGGTTGTAGAG CTAATGAAAAGGCCACAATCAAATTTTATGGAAACGCTGCAGCGAGATATCACACAAAGTATGCGAGGAATCCTTGTCGACTGGCTTGTGGAA GTGTCCGAGGAGTATAAGTTGGTGCCAGATGCACTCTATCTTGCCATTCACTTCATCGATCTATTTCTCTCTCAAAACTATGTGGAAAGGCCAAAACTGCAGCTCCTTGGTATCACTTGCATGCTAATTGCCTC GAAATATGAAGAGATTCGTCCTCTACATGTTGAGGAGTGCTGTTTTATCACTGACAATACTTACACAAAAAGTGAG GTCCTGGCAATGGAGAGTCTTGTGCTGAAGTTTCTTGGTTTCCAGCTCTCAGTTCCAACTGCAAAGACCTTTCTTAG GAGATTTTTAAGAGCAGCACACGCTTCTTACAAG AATCCCAGTTTGGAGCTAGAGTGCTTGGCtaattatctagctgaactgacATTGGTCGCCTATGACTTCTTGAAATTCCTCCCTTCGGCTATTGCTGCATCATCTGTATTCCTTGCGAGATGGACACTAGATCAGTCAATCCACCCATGG AATCCGACATTGGAGCACTATACATATTACAAGGCTCGGGATCTGAAAACCACAGTAGTTGCATTACAAGGCTTACAATTGAATACAGAAAACTGCCCTCTAAATGCCATACGTGCTAAATACCGGCAAGATAAG TTCAAGTCTGTCGCGTGTTTGTCTTCGCCAAAACTACTTGAGACATTGTTCCAAACATGA
- the LOC107815070 gene encoding D-glycerate 3-kinase, chloroplastic → MAGLNILSQTPSPWQLPASSTSSSSFSLRCRHFYDFNIYNCGDIKCYKIGSSTFPLSGAPRSKPSVFSSQMLPQLSNSSGSGYSWMQDNSASCGNFSPNGRKQGPLNSVAPTERAQISSVDDLYEFICSGPLIDKTGLTPEKVAESIDKWIEYGFRLCRLFQLNQLALNEPQKIRLYHYYIPVFLWCEQEISQHSSKFKDNEEIPPLVIGFSAPQGCGKTTLVFALEYLFKITGRKAATLSIDDFYLTAEEQAKLREDNPENLLLEFRGNAGSHDLSLSVETLTELSKVTKEGVKMKLPRYDKSAYNGRGDRADPSTWPEVEGPLTVILFEGWMLGFKPLPPEVVKAVDPQLETVNKNLEAYYDAWYKYVESWIIIKIHDPSYVYQWRLQAEIAMRADGNPGMSDEEVRDFVSRYLPAYKAYLPTLYSEGPPGADPEHVLLIEIDEGRNPILGS, encoded by the exons ATGGCGGGATTGAATATATTATCTCAGACTCCGTCGCCATGGCAGCTGCCAGCTTCCTCcacatcatcatcctcattttctttaCGCTGTCGTCATTTTTACGATTTTAATATTTACAATTGCGGCGATATCAAATGCTATAAAATCGGGTCGTCCACTTTTCCCCTTTCTGGAGCTCCAAGATCAAAGCCTTCTGTCTTTTCATCTCAAATGCTGCCTCAGCTCTCGAATTCTTCAG GCAGTGGATATTCCTGGATGCAAGATAATTCTGCTTCTTGTGGTAATTTTTCCCCCAATGGAAGGAAGCAAGGTCCATTGAATTCTGTGGCTCCAACAGAACGAGCACAAATTTCTTCTGTGGACGATCTTTATGAGTTTATATGCTCAGGCCCCCTCATCGATAAGACAGGTCTAACACCCGAAAAAGTGGCTGAGTCCATTGATAAGTGGATAGAGTATGGATTTCGCCTTTGTAGATTGTTTCAGCTCAACCAGCTGGCTCTCAACGAGCCCCAAAAAATTAGACTCTACCACTACTATATTCCAGTCTTCTTGTGGTGTGAACAGGAAATTTCACAGCATAGTTCAAAGTTCAAAGACAACGAAGAAATTCCTCCTTTGGTG ATTGGCTTCAGTGCACCTCAAGGATGTGGAAAGACAACACTAGTATTTGCATTAGAATATCTGTTTAAAATCACAGGGAG GAAAGCTGCTACACTATCCATTGATGATTTTTATTTAACAGCAGAggaacag GCCAAACTAAGAGAGGACAACCCGGAGAACTTGCTTTTGGAG TTCCGTGGAAATGCTGGAAGCCATGATCTCTCGTTGTCTGTTGAAACACTGACAGAGCTAAGCAAAGTGACAAAAGAAG GTGTGAAGATGAAGCTTCCTCGATATGATAAA TCTGCGTACAATGGGAGAGGTGACAGAGCTGATCCTTCCACATGGCCAGAGGTTGAAGGGCCTTTAACG GTAATTTTGTTCGAGGGTTGGATGCTTGGTTTCAAACCCCTTCCACCTGAAGTAGTCAAAGCTGTTGATCCACAG CTTGAGACAGTCAACAAGAACTTAGAAGCTTATTATGATGCATGGTATAAGTATGTCGAATCATGGATTATCATCAAGATTCATGATCCAAGTTATGTCTATCAGTGGCGGTTGCAG GCGGAGATTGCAATGAGGGCTGATGGGAATCCTGGGATGTCCGATGAGGAG GTGAGGGATTTTGTATCCCGCTACTTGCCAGCATACAAGGCTTACCTTCCCACACTCTACTCAGAAGGACCTCCTGGCGCTGACCCGGAGCATGTTCTTCTCATTGAAATCGATGAAGGGAGAAATCCCATCCTTGGTAGCTAA
- the LOC107815069 gene encoding cyclin-A2-4 isoform X2, whose product MPPLTMKRENSVISAENEPMVRITRSRAAAPEKSTLARCAELPKPRGQKHSLQINSNTAVLRERKKNAPLVEKKFRTVLKDVTNLCCKSLNGDGLNAAKVSKKIMRVGNSSLNLSKVTTSVNAEVHQFPTKLPPRSSINQSCSDRKFHEQQQGNPTEIKRFSRQSPLTSTKLDLIDIDSDQKDPQQCSQYALEIYNNFRVVELMKRPQSNFMETLQRDITQSMRGILVDWLVEVSEEYKLVPDALYLAIHFIDLFLSQNYVERPKLQLLGITCMLIASKYEEIRPLHVEECCFITDNTYTKSEVLAMESLVLKFLGFQLSVPTAKTFLRRFLRAAHASYKNPSLELECLANYLAELTLVAYDFLKFLPSAIAASSVFLARWTLDQSIHPWNPTLEHYTYYKARDLKTTVVALQGLQLNTENCPLNAIRAKYRQDKFKSVACLSSPKLLETLFQT is encoded by the exons ATGCCTCCACTTACTATGAAGAGAGAAAATTCAGTAATCTCTGCTGAAAACGAGCCCATGGTTCGAATTACAAGATCTCGAGCTGCTGCCCCTGAAAAATCCACGCTTGCACGCTGCGCAGAACTGCCAAAGCCACGGGGTCAGAAACATTCTCTGCAGATAAATTCTAACACAGCAGTCCTCAGGGAGAGGAAGAAGAATGCTCCACTTGTGGAGAAGAAATTCCGGACAGTGCTTAAGGATGTCACAAATCTATGTTGCAAGAGTTTAAATGGAGACGGCCTCAATGCTGCCAAAGTCTCA AAGAAGATCATGCGAGTTGGAAACAGTTCTCTGAATTTGTCTAAAGTGACCACTTCAGTCAATGCTGAGGTCCATCAATTTCCAACCAAGTTACCACCAA GGAGTAGCATTAATCAAAGTTGCTCCGACCGAAAGTTCCATGAACAACAGCAAGGAAATCCAACAGAAATCAAAAGGTTTTCAAGACAAT CACCATTGACGTCAACAAAGTTGGACTTAATAGACATTGATTCTGATCAAAAGGATCCACAACAATGCAGCCAATATGCTCTTGAGATATATAACAATTTCCGGGTTGTAGAG CTAATGAAAAGGCCACAATCAAATTTTATGGAAACGCTGCAGCGAGATATCACACAAAGTATGCGAGGAATCCTTGTCGACTGGCTTGTGGAA GTGTCCGAGGAGTATAAGTTGGTGCCAGATGCACTCTATCTTGCCATTCACTTCATCGATCTATTTCTCTCTCAAAACTATGTGGAAAGGCCAAAACTGCAGCTCCTTGGTATCACTTGCATGCTAATTGCCTC GAAATATGAAGAGATTCGTCCTCTACATGTTGAGGAGTGCTGTTTTATCACTGACAATACTTACACAAAAAGTGAG GTCCTGGCAATGGAGAGTCTTGTGCTGAAGTTTCTTGGTTTCCAGCTCTCAGTTCCAACTGCAAAGACCTTTCTTAG GAGATTTTTAAGAGCAGCACACGCTTCTTACAAG AATCCCAGTTTGGAGCTAGAGTGCTTGGCtaattatctagctgaactgacATTGGTCGCCTATGACTTCTTGAAATTCCTCCCTTCGGCTATTGCTGCATCATCTGTATTCCTTGCGAGATGGACACTAGATCAGTCAATCCACCCATGG AATCCGACATTGGAGCACTATACATATTACAAGGCTCGGGATCTGAAAACCACAGTAGTTGCATTACAAGGCTTACAATTGAATACAGAAAACTGCCCTCTAAATGCCATACGTGCTAAATACCGGCAAGATAAG TTCAAGTCTGTCGCGTGTTTGTCTTCGCCAAAACTACTTGAGACATTGTTCCAAACATGA
- the LOC107815069 gene encoding cyclin-A2-1 isoform X3, which translates to MLRSINFQPSYHQGVALIKVAPTESSMNNSKEIQQKSKVEKALHDAAPLTSTKLDLIDIDSDQKDPQQCSQYALEIYNNFRVVELMKRPQSNFMETLQRDITQSMRGILVDWLVEVSEEYKLVPDALYLAIHFIDLFLSQNYVERPKLQLLGITCMLIASKYEEIRPLHVEECCFITDNTYTKSEVLAMESLVLKFLGFQLSVPTAKTFLRRFLRAAHASYKNPSLELECLANYLAELTLVAYDFLKFLPSAIAASSVFLARWTLDQSIHPWNPTLEHYTYYKARDLKTTVVALQGLQLNTENCPLNAIRAKYRQDKFKSVACLSSPKLLETLFQT; encoded by the exons ATGCTGAGGTCCATCAATTTCCAACCAAGTTACCACCAA GGAGTAGCATTAATCAAAGTTGCTCCGACCGAAAGTTCCATGAACAACAGCAAGGAAATCCAACAGAAATCAAAAG TTGAGAAAGCTCTTCATGATGCAGCACCATTGACGTCAACAAAGTTGGACTTAATAGACATTGATTCTGATCAAAAGGATCCACAACAATGCAGCCAATATGCTCTTGAGATATATAACAATTTCCGGGTTGTAGAG CTAATGAAAAGGCCACAATCAAATTTTATGGAAACGCTGCAGCGAGATATCACACAAAGTATGCGAGGAATCCTTGTCGACTGGCTTGTGGAA GTGTCCGAGGAGTATAAGTTGGTGCCAGATGCACTCTATCTTGCCATTCACTTCATCGATCTATTTCTCTCTCAAAACTATGTGGAAAGGCCAAAACTGCAGCTCCTTGGTATCACTTGCATGCTAATTGCCTC GAAATATGAAGAGATTCGTCCTCTACATGTTGAGGAGTGCTGTTTTATCACTGACAATACTTACACAAAAAGTGAG GTCCTGGCAATGGAGAGTCTTGTGCTGAAGTTTCTTGGTTTCCAGCTCTCAGTTCCAACTGCAAAGACCTTTCTTAG GAGATTTTTAAGAGCAGCACACGCTTCTTACAAG AATCCCAGTTTGGAGCTAGAGTGCTTGGCtaattatctagctgaactgacATTGGTCGCCTATGACTTCTTGAAATTCCTCCCTTCGGCTATTGCTGCATCATCTGTATTCCTTGCGAGATGGACACTAGATCAGTCAATCCACCCATGG AATCCGACATTGGAGCACTATACATATTACAAGGCTCGGGATCTGAAAACCACAGTAGTTGCATTACAAGGCTTACAATTGAATACAGAAAACTGCCCTCTAAATGCCATACGTGCTAAATACCGGCAAGATAAG TTCAAGTCTGTCGCGTGTTTGTCTTCGCCAAAACTACTTGAGACATTGTTCCAAACATGA